A section of the Spirosoma pollinicola genome encodes:
- a CDS encoding aminotransferase class V-fold PLP-dependent enzyme, with product MSTRRTFFRQTAAAATGALTLPAFLPETFANPVSTIDASLKSAAEWAQDEDFWSWVKSEYTVSPTLLNLNNGGVCPQPKVVQDAHIRFYQYSNEAPSYYMWRILDQGREELRSKLADLGGCSPEEIAINRNATEGLNTVIFGLNLKAGDEVVLTKQDYPNMLNAWKQREKRDGIKLVFLDLNLPSEDANALAEQYVKAFTPRTKVVHVTHMINWIGQVMPVRKIADEAHKRGIEVIADGAHSFALFDFKIPDLGADYYATSLHKWLCAPFGSGMLYIRQNKIKNVWALLSNNEPDGPDIRKFESLGTRSFASEMAIATAVDFHNSIGTARKFARAHYLKNYWMERVKDLPGVKIHTSLKPEFAGAVGLFSIDGMKTSEVDGQLLNKYKIHTTGIDWENIHGVRVTPHIYHSPKDLDRLVVAIEAMSTKQLAAGKEKKS from the coding sequence ATGTCAACTCGTAGAACCTTCTTTCGCCAAACGGCAGCCGCTGCAACCGGTGCGCTGACACTCCCCGCGTTTCTCCCTGAAACGTTTGCCAACCCCGTTTCCACTATCGATGCCTCCCTGAAATCTGCTGCCGAATGGGCACAGGATGAAGATTTCTGGTCGTGGGTGAAATCTGAATATACGGTATCGCCTACCTTGCTAAATCTCAACAATGGCGGGGTTTGTCCGCAGCCCAAAGTGGTGCAGGATGCGCATATTCGGTTTTACCAGTATAGTAACGAAGCCCCATCCTATTACATGTGGCGGATTCTGGATCAGGGGCGCGAAGAACTACGGAGCAAACTGGCCGATCTAGGGGGCTGTTCTCCAGAAGAAATTGCCATTAACCGCAACGCTACCGAAGGACTTAATACTGTCATTTTTGGCCTGAACCTGAAAGCCGGCGACGAGGTGGTTTTAACCAAACAGGACTACCCCAATATGCTCAACGCCTGGAAACAGCGCGAAAAACGGGATGGTATCAAACTGGTTTTTCTGGATTTAAACCTGCCAAGCGAAGATGCCAATGCCCTGGCGGAGCAATACGTGAAGGCGTTTACACCCCGAACCAAAGTGGTGCACGTTACCCATATGATTAACTGGATTGGGCAGGTGATGCCCGTTCGGAAAATAGCCGATGAAGCACACAAGCGGGGTATCGAAGTAATTGCCGACGGCGCTCATTCATTTGCACTCTTCGATTTCAAAATTCCCGACCTCGGTGCCGATTATTACGCGACCAGCCTCCATAAATGGCTTTGTGCGCCATTTGGGAGTGGAATGCTGTATATCCGTCAGAATAAAATCAAAAACGTCTGGGCATTACTGTCCAACAACGAACCCGATGGGCCCGATATTCGTAAGTTCGAGAGTCTGGGAACGCGTTCCTTTGCCTCCGAGATGGCCATTGCCACCGCCGTTGACTTCCATAACAGTATAGGTACGGCACGGAAGTTTGCCAGGGCACATTACCTCAAAAATTACTGGATGGAACGGGTGAAAGACCTGCCGGGTGTGAAGATTCACACGTCGCTCAAACCCGAATTTGCCGGAGCTGTCGGCCTGTTTTCGATTGACGGGATGAAGACCAGCGAAGTGGATGGACAGTTGCTGAACAAGTATAAAATTCATACAACGGGCATTGACTGGGAAAACATTCACGGCGTTCGGGTTACACCGCACATTTATCATTCCCCCAAAGATTTGGACCGGCTCGTGGTGGCTATTGAAGCGATGTCGACCAAACAACTCGCAGCCGGAAAAGAGAAAAAAAGCTAA
- a CDS encoding acyl-CoA carboxylase subunit beta produces the protein MPATTLSESTETVVPKLSKADVLAQKNTEAELGGGQKRIDAQHKKGKLTARERIALLMDEGSFEEIGKFVMHRTRDFGMDKEHYLGDGVVTGYGTVNGRLTYVFAQDFTVFGGALSETHAEKICKLMDLALQNGAPLIGLNDSGGARIQEGVLSLAGYADIFYRNTRASGVIPQLSAVMGPCAGGAVYSPAITDLIFMVENTSYMFVTGPNVVKTVTHENVTAEELGGASTHSSKSGVTHFSCENELACIQSLKQVLSYIPQNCEDEPPMLAYEPADESRPGLNNIIPANPNQPYDMREVIDELVDGGSFMEVHRNFAENIVVGFARIGGRSIGVVGNQPAVLAGVLDIHASTKAARFVRFCDCFNVPLLVLEDVPGFLPGTDQEWNGIITNGAKLLFAFCEATVPRVTVITRKAYGGAYDVMNSKHIGADMNYAWPSAEIAVMGASGAAEIIFKREIAEAEDPQAKLQEKVLEYTEKFANPYRAANRGYIDEVIMPDQTRQKLIRAFTMLENKVATLPKKKHGNIPL, from the coding sequence ATGCCTGCTACAACCCTTTCAGAGTCCACGGAGACCGTTGTTCCTAAACTGTCCAAAGCCGACGTTTTGGCCCAGAAAAATACTGAAGCCGAACTGGGTGGCGGTCAGAAGCGTATTGATGCTCAACATAAAAAAGGCAAATTAACGGCTCGTGAGCGAATCGCTTTGCTGATGGACGAAGGCTCTTTTGAGGAAATTGGCAAGTTTGTCATGCACCGTACCCGTGATTTCGGGATGGACAAAGAGCATTATCTTGGCGATGGCGTTGTAACTGGATATGGTACTGTAAACGGGCGCTTGACTTATGTTTTTGCCCAGGATTTTACGGTGTTTGGGGGCGCTTTGTCAGAAACCCACGCCGAAAAAATCTGTAAATTGATGGATCTAGCTCTGCAAAACGGGGCTCCCTTAATTGGCCTTAATGATTCAGGGGGCGCCCGGATTCAGGAAGGGGTTCTGTCGCTGGCAGGCTATGCCGATATATTTTACCGTAACACACGGGCATCGGGCGTGATTCCGCAACTGTCGGCCGTTATGGGCCCCTGCGCGGGTGGTGCTGTGTATAGCCCGGCAATTACCGACCTTATTTTTATGGTCGAGAATACGAGCTATATGTTCGTGACCGGCCCAAATGTAGTGAAGACAGTTACGCATGAAAATGTGACGGCCGAAGAATTAGGCGGAGCCAGCACACACAGCTCGAAATCCGGGGTGACGCATTTTTCCTGCGAGAACGAACTGGCCTGCATTCAAAGCCTTAAACAGGTGCTGAGTTATATCCCGCAGAATTGCGAAGATGAACCGCCGATGCTTGCCTATGAGCCAGCCGACGAGTCAAGACCGGGTCTAAACAACATTATACCGGCTAATCCCAATCAGCCTTACGACATGCGGGAGGTAATCGATGAACTGGTTGATGGCGGCAGCTTCATGGAAGTACACCGGAATTTTGCCGAGAATATTGTGGTCGGTTTCGCTCGTATCGGTGGTCGCAGCATTGGGGTAGTGGGCAATCAGCCTGCTGTTCTGGCGGGGGTGCTCGATATTCATGCCAGCACCAAAGCTGCCCGGTTTGTGCGGTTCTGCGACTGTTTCAACGTGCCCTTGCTAGTACTCGAAGATGTGCCCGGTTTCCTGCCTGGCACCGATCAGGAATGGAACGGGATTATTACGAATGGCGCAAAATTACTGTTTGCCTTCTGCGAAGCCACCGTACCCCGCGTAACGGTTATCACCCGTAAAGCCTATGGTGGTGCCTATGATGTTATGAACTCGAAACATATTGGTGCCGACATGAACTATGCCTGGCCATCGGCAGAAATTGCCGTTATGGGCGCCAGTGGAGCCGCCGAGATCATCTTCAAACGCGAAATTGCCGAAGCCGAAGACCCACAGGCGAAGTTGCAGGAGAAAGTGCTGGAATATACCGAGAAGTTCGCTAATCCCTATCGGGCAGCAAACCGAGGCTATATCGACGAGGTCATCATGCCTGATCAAACCCGCCAGAAGCTCATCCGTGCGTTTACCATGCTGGAAAACAAAGTAGCAACGCTTCCGAAGAAAAAACACGGAAACATTCCGTTATAA
- a CDS encoding sensor histidine kinase translates to MSETSIPPNRTNQSENERLRFSLQAAGIGTWDLDLITKVAWWDQRTKELYGFTGTDTRDFQSEQDLMQYIHTQDRERMKDAMQRAMDPRSGGLYVIEFRIIKRDNGQVRWVRANGQAYFDGQGKAIRLSGTAQDITQQVLSRQLTEEVQEELRGAIELAQLGTWQVDLTTGYIDYSSRLKLWHGIEPHEVITAEHAFRRVPEGDHQQIKKSMLKAISLGSDGYYDIEYRLIDPIEGERIMHSQGKAYENQQGQIYKICGNVQDVTQQRKAQWALEQQVAQRTQQLEVSLEDLRRSNENLKQFAYVASHDLQEPLRKVQQFGDLLKRQYAPHLGEGVTYLDRMQLAAHRMSQLIHDLLSYSRIATGSERLESVSLEQVVQEVISDLDVVIDETGAYLDVSPLPTVSGDSSQLRQLFQNLISNALKFRQPNSNPVIHIRAHLIAADTLPDTVRPASGVSKYYKIDVSDNGIGFEEHHVERIFQVFQRLHGRNQYAGTGIGLAICEKVAANHGGTIRAQSSPGMGATFSVYLPD, encoded by the coding sequence ATGTCTGAAACAAGTATACCCCCTAATCGGACTAACCAGTCCGAAAACGAGCGATTACGATTTTCCCTCCAGGCGGCAGGTATTGGCACTTGGGATCTGGACTTGATTACTAAAGTGGCCTGGTGGGATCAGCGGACCAAAGAATTGTATGGCTTTACCGGTACTGACACCCGAGACTTCCAATCGGAGCAGGACCTGATGCAATACATTCATACTCAGGATCGAGAACGGATGAAAGACGCCATGCAGCGGGCGATGGACCCACGCTCCGGGGGCCTCTACGTGATCGAATTCCGGATTATTAAACGGGACAATGGCCAGGTTCGATGGGTACGGGCAAATGGACAGGCATATTTTGATGGACAAGGGAAGGCCATCCGGCTCTCGGGCACCGCGCAGGATATCACGCAACAAGTTCTGTCCCGTCAACTCACAGAAGAAGTTCAGGAGGAGTTACGGGGGGCCATTGAACTGGCTCAGTTGGGTACCTGGCAGGTTGACCTGACTACGGGTTATATCGACTACTCGTCCAGACTTAAGCTCTGGCATGGTATTGAGCCCCATGAGGTTATTACTGCTGAACATGCTTTTCGACGCGTTCCTGAGGGAGACCACCAGCAAATTAAGAAATCAATGCTGAAAGCGATCTCTCTTGGTTCTGATGGCTACTATGACATTGAGTATAGGCTCATAGATCCGATTGAGGGGGAAAGGATCATGCATTCGCAGGGAAAAGCCTACGAAAATCAACAGGGTCAGATATACAAGATTTGTGGCAACGTGCAGGACGTGACACAACAACGGAAGGCGCAGTGGGCTTTGGAACAGCAGGTTGCCCAGCGAACCCAACAGCTGGAAGTCTCATTGGAAGATTTACGTCGGTCCAACGAAAACCTGAAACAATTTGCCTACGTAGCTTCTCATGATCTACAGGAACCACTCAGGAAAGTACAGCAGTTTGGCGATTTGCTGAAACGACAATACGCTCCCCACTTAGGAGAGGGAGTTACTTATCTGGATCGAATGCAGTTAGCGGCTCACCGAATGTCGCAGCTTATCCATGACCTACTCAGTTACTCGCGTATTGCTACCGGTTCCGAACGGCTGGAGTCCGTATCGCTGGAACAGGTCGTTCAGGAAGTCATCAGCGATCTGGATGTCGTTATTGACGAAACGGGTGCTTACTTAGACGTCTCACCGTTGCCTACTGTATCAGGAGATTCCTCCCAATTGAGGCAGCTCTTCCAGAATCTGATTAGTAACGCCTTAAAATTCCGGCAGCCAAACAGTAATCCCGTGATTCATATTCGGGCTCATCTGATTGCGGCAGACACACTACCTGACACCGTCCGTCCTGCTTCGGGTGTGTCCAAATACTACAAAATTGACGTGTCCGATAATGGCATTGGTTTTGAAGAACATCACGTTGAACGTATTTTTCAGGTTTTTCAACGGCTTCATGGCCGAAACCAATATGCGGGAACGGGCATTGGACTCGCTATCTGTGAAAAAGTAGCGGCTAATCATGGAGGTACGATCCGGGCACAGAGTTCACCCGGCATGGGCGCTACCTTTAGTGTGTACTTGCCCGATTAG
- a CDS encoding response regulator yields the protein MDEFPIIFIDADEDDHDMFKQAIAELNLTHPVLVFSEGKTALNYLTTTHQLPFLIISEISMPGMSGLELRQQIDKDSQLRRKCIPFIFMTHPVIDSLIEEAYELTIQGMFEKKVTFEAWKTQLAAIIAYWTECQHPKRFLK from the coding sequence ATGGATGAATTCCCCATCATTTTTATCGATGCTGATGAAGATGACCACGATATGTTTAAACAGGCTATAGCTGAATTAAATTTAACACACCCTGTTTTGGTTTTTTCAGAAGGTAAAACCGCTCTCAATTACTTAACAACAACGCACCAGTTACCTTTCCTGATCATTTCGGAAATTAGTATGCCCGGTATGAGTGGACTGGAACTTCGCCAGCAAATTGACAAAGACTCACAACTGCGTCGAAAATGCATTCCATTCATTTTCATGACACACCCAGTTATCGATTCGTTGATCGAAGAGGCATATGAGTTGACTATACAAGGCATGTTCGAGAAGAAAGTGACCTTCGAAGCCTGGAAAACGCAACTAGCCGCCATTATTGCTTACTGGACTGAGTGTCAGCATCCCAAGCGGTTTCTAAAATAG
- a CDS encoding Gfo/Idh/MocA family protein, protein MDQVKWGIIGCGDVTEVKSGQAFNKVPNSVLVAVMRRDAGKAADYARRHNVPTWYDDADALINDPNVNAVYVATPPDSHADYAIRAMRAGKPVYVEKPMALNAAECEAMNRVSRETGVPLFVAFYRRSLPYFLTVKELVDQRVIGDIRYVSVQLTWQPAARELGAGPEPNWRVTPAISGGGLFHDLASHQFDFLEYLLGPIKTASGIAQNQAGLYSADDIVVANFAFESGVLGTGSWCFTVNKEQRMEQTQLIGSKGKITFSYFENFRIKVETESGVDEYTVPFPEHVQQPLIELIVRDIRGEGSSPSTGETGARSNWILDQITGH, encoded by the coding sequence ATGGATCAGGTGAAATGGGGTATTATCGGTTGCGGAGATGTAACTGAAGTGAAAAGCGGTCAGGCGTTTAATAAAGTGCCAAATTCTGTTCTGGTGGCCGTGATGCGGAGGGATGCCGGAAAAGCCGCCGATTATGCCAGAAGACACAATGTCCCCACCTGGTACGATGATGCCGATGCTCTGATCAATGACCCCAATGTCAATGCTGTCTATGTCGCTACCCCGCCGGACAGCCATGCCGACTATGCCATTCGGGCTATGCGTGCAGGAAAGCCGGTATACGTCGAGAAGCCAATGGCCCTTAACGCAGCCGAATGCGAAGCCATGAACCGGGTAAGCCGGGAAACCGGGGTTCCTCTTTTTGTCGCGTTTTACCGCCGGTCACTTCCGTACTTTTTGACAGTTAAAGAACTGGTTGACCAGCGGGTTATTGGCGATATCCGGTATGTATCGGTGCAATTGACCTGGCAACCGGCGGCCCGTGAACTAGGCGCGGGGCCAGAGCCGAACTGGCGGGTTACGCCGGCCATTTCGGGGGGCGGCCTTTTTCACGATTTAGCCTCCCATCAGTTCGATTTTCTGGAGTACCTGCTTGGCCCTATCAAAACAGCCAGCGGCATTGCTCAGAATCAGGCCGGTTTGTATTCGGCAGATGATATTGTCGTGGCCAATTTTGCCTTCGAGTCAGGCGTGCTGGGTACCGGCAGTTGGTGTTTCACAGTCAACAAAGAGCAGCGTATGGAGCAAACGCAACTCATCGGCTCCAAAGGGAAAATTACCTTTTCGTATTTTGAGAATTTCAGGATTAAAGTAGAAACAGAATCTGGGGTAGATGAATACACTGTTCCCTTCCCGGAACATGTGCAGCAACCCCTGATCGAGTTGATCGTGCGCGATATCAGGGGTGAAGGCAGCAGTCCAAGCACAGGCGAAACCGGTGCCCGGTCGAACTGGATTCTGGATCAAATAACCGGACATTAA
- a CDS encoding LVIVD repeat-containing protein, translating into MQRLLRLLTLPIILGLLDSCGRPYAPNPPTTGDTYRPVYAAYSDVRSIQTLGPQPIKNAGKIYRKDDYLFINDRGSGIHILDNRIPEKPVKLAFIAILGNQELAIKDSILYADNITDLVALNIANPLNVRLVKRIENAFEYSAFPLATNVRFECADRSRGVVVRWEKIAVENPQCYR; encoded by the coding sequence ATGCAGCGACTTCTCCGTTTACTTACTCTCCCGATCATCTTGGGGCTGCTCGACAGTTGCGGGCGTCCTTATGCACCGAATCCGCCTACTACAGGCGACACATACCGCCCCGTTTATGCCGCCTATTCTGACGTTCGTTCGATTCAGACGCTTGGGCCACAACCCATTAAAAACGCAGGCAAGATTTATCGCAAAGACGATTACCTGTTCATCAACGACCGGGGAAGTGGTATTCATATTCTGGATAACCGTATTCCTGAAAAGCCGGTTAAGCTGGCCTTCATAGCCATTCTGGGCAATCAGGAACTAGCCATTAAAGACAGTATTCTCTATGCCGACAACATTACGGATCTGGTGGCCCTGAATATTGCCAACCCGTTGAATGTGCGGCTTGTCAAACGAATTGAAAACGCATTTGAGTATTCCGCTTTCCCGCTGGCAACGAATGTACGATTTGAGTGCGCTGATCGTAGCCGGGGGGTAGTCGTTCGTTGGGAAAAGATCGCCGTCGAAAATCCACAATGTTATCGTTAA
- a CDS encoding sodium:solute symporter — MSIVDWSVLILALVGIMVYGLWRSRGSRSMDDYLLAGQSLPWYHVGLSVMATQASAVTFLSAPGQGFTDGMRFVQFYFGLPLAMVVLSVTFVPIFHKLKVYTAYEFLENRFDARVRTFTAGLFLLQRGLSTGLSIYAPAIILSTILGWNIYWTNLLMGGIVLIYTVTGGTKAISYTHLQQMAIVTFAMGLAGYLTVKMLPESVGFVDALHVAGEAGRMNLIDLNFDPNSRYNLWSGLIGGFFLQLSYFGTDQSQVGRYLTGETIGQSRLGLLMNGLLKVPMQFLILLVGVLVFVFYQYNPSPTFFNKQETDKLKNSQYASAYQLAEIKHQNLTTQRQRAVQDMQVALQADNEAGQDAAGIILRETDEALKLVKTDVTKLIQKNNPSADINDVNYVFLRFVLDYLPHGLIGLLIAVIFSASMGSIASAYNSLASTTVVDIYKQLIRNDSDDAHYLRVSRWATVGWGVFCIVVAQFANRLGSMIEAVNILGSLFYGVILGVFVVAFYVKSIGGRATFWSSIISEVLVIVSWYLDLTAFLWLNVIGCLLVVMIAWILQKTAFRSAT, encoded by the coding sequence ATGAGTATTGTTGATTGGAGTGTATTAATTCTGGCACTGGTAGGCATTATGGTCTACGGCCTGTGGCGAAGCCGTGGCAGCCGAAGTATGGACGATTATCTCCTGGCTGGCCAATCGTTACCCTGGTATCATGTCGGGTTGTCGGTCATGGCGACGCAAGCCAGTGCGGTCACGTTTTTGTCGGCACCGGGGCAGGGTTTTACCGATGGAATGCGTTTTGTGCAGTTCTATTTTGGCTTGCCGCTGGCAATGGTTGTCCTGTCGGTAACGTTCGTGCCAATTTTCCACAAGTTGAAAGTGTATACGGCCTACGAATTTCTGGAAAATCGTTTCGATGCTCGTGTGCGCACGTTTACGGCAGGCTTGTTTTTACTACAGCGCGGCCTCTCGACGGGCTTGTCGATTTATGCTCCGGCCATTATTCTCTCAACAATTCTGGGCTGGAATATCTACTGGACAAATCTGCTAATGGGCGGTATTGTACTCATTTATACCGTAACGGGCGGCACAAAAGCGATCTCTTACACACACCTTCAGCAAATGGCCATTGTAACCTTTGCCATGGGGTTAGCGGGTTATCTAACCGTTAAAATGCTGCCCGAAAGCGTTGGTTTTGTCGACGCGCTGCATGTGGCGGGCGAAGCTGGTCGTATGAACCTGATCGACCTGAATTTTGATCCAAACAGCCGCTACAATTTGTGGTCTGGCCTTATTGGCGGATTCTTCCTGCAACTGTCATACTTCGGCACCGATCAGTCGCAGGTAGGGCGATACTTAACGGGCGAGACCATTGGGCAAAGCCGCCTGGGCCTGTTAATGAACGGTTTACTGAAGGTGCCGATGCAGTTCCTTATACTGCTGGTGGGTGTACTGGTGTTCGTATTTTACCAATACAATCCATCGCCAACTTTTTTTAACAAGCAGGAAACTGATAAACTGAAAAACAGCCAATATGCTTCGGCCTATCAACTGGCAGAAATAAAACATCAGAATCTGACGACGCAACGGCAGCGGGCGGTGCAGGACATGCAGGTAGCGCTTCAGGCCGATAATGAGGCTGGGCAAGATGCTGCGGGCATTATTTTGCGGGAAACAGATGAAGCATTGAAACTTGTTAAAACGGACGTTACCAAACTCATTCAAAAGAACAACCCATCGGCCGATATCAACGATGTTAACTATGTTTTTCTACGGTTTGTACTCGACTACCTGCCGCATGGCCTGATTGGCCTGCTGATTGCCGTTATTTTCAGCGCGTCGATGGGGAGTATTGCCTCGGCTTATAATTCCCTTGCTTCAACAACCGTAGTCGATATCTATAAGCAACTGATCAGGAACGATTCCGACGATGCGCATTACTTACGCGTTTCGCGTTGGGCAACCGTAGGTTGGGGCGTGTTTTGCATTGTCGTCGCACAATTTGCTAACCGGTTAGGGAGTATGATCGAAGCGGTCAATATTCTGGGTTCGCTATTTTATGGGGTTATTCTAGGCGTTTTTGTGGTAGCCTTTTATGTTAAATCAATTGGAGGCCGGGCTACGTTCTGGTCATCAATTATTTCTGAGGTTCTGGTAATCGTGAGCTGGTATCTGGATTTGACCGCTTTTTTGTGGCTGAACGTAATTGGCTGTCTGCTGGTGGTGATGATTGCCTGGATTTTACAAAAAACAGCTTTTCGCTCAGCTACTTAA
- a CDS encoding aspartate aminotransferase family protein has translation MYTVTNRQLFFQHIAQTSDFPLGLEIERAEGIYLFEQAGPEHAEPKSYMDLISGIGVSNVGHRHPRVLEAIHNQLDRYLHLMVYGEFVQTSQTQLAQALAATLPATLDTVYFTNSGTEAVEGAMKLAKRFTGRTEIISCFNAYHGSTQGALSLSGDENFKRNYRPLLPDIRHIRFGNVPDLELISHRTAAVVMEVIGGEAGVRVPDAAYLQAVRQRCTDTGTLLIFDEIQTGFGRTGTFWAFEGFGPVVPDVLLCAKGMGGGMPIGAFISSAEIMSVFRNNPILGHITTFGGHPVSCASSLATLQIIRDEKLHEQAEAKGQLIRQLLKHPAIREVRGKGLMLAVEFESFEVLKPVIDRAIDRGVITDWFLFCNNSMRLAPPLIITEAQIREACAVILAAIDV, from the coding sequence ATGTATACGGTTACAAACCGGCAATTATTTTTCCAGCATATAGCCCAGACCTCCGATTTTCCGTTAGGGTTGGAAATTGAACGAGCCGAAGGTATTTATCTTTTTGAACAGGCCGGTCCCGAACACGCTGAGCCGAAGTCCTACATGGATCTCATCTCAGGAATTGGCGTGAGTAATGTTGGCCATCGACACCCGCGCGTCCTGGAAGCCATTCATAATCAGCTGGATAGATACCTACACCTGATGGTGTATGGCGAATTTGTGCAAACGTCCCAAACACAATTGGCGCAGGCACTGGCGGCAACGCTTCCGGCTACTCTCGATACAGTTTATTTTACCAACTCGGGTACCGAAGCGGTGGAGGGAGCCATGAAACTAGCCAAACGCTTCACGGGTCGCACCGAGATCATTAGTTGCTTCAATGCCTATCATGGTTCTACCCAGGGGGCACTGTCGCTGTCGGGCGATGAGAATTTCAAACGAAATTACCGTCCGCTCCTACCCGATATCCGACATATTCGCTTTGGCAATGTACCCGACCTTGAGCTGATCAGCCATCGAACAGCTGCCGTTGTGATGGAAGTTATTGGGGGCGAAGCAGGGGTTCGCGTACCAGATGCTGCCTATTTACAGGCCGTCCGCCAACGATGTACCGACACGGGCACATTGTTGATCTTTGATGAAATCCAGACGGGTTTCGGTCGGACGGGTACGTTCTGGGCCTTTGAGGGTTTCGGGCCGGTAGTGCCTGATGTACTCCTTTGCGCTAAAGGAATGGGGGGCGGTATGCCGATCGGTGCCTTTATAAGTTCGGCAGAAATTATGAGTGTATTCAGGAACAACCCGATTCTGGGGCACATCACCACATTTGGCGGGCACCCGGTTTCGTGTGCCTCCTCGCTGGCAACGTTGCAGATTATTCGGGACGAAAAGTTACATGAACAAGCCGAAGCTAAAGGTCAATTGATCAGGCAGTTGCTAAAGCACCCCGCGATTCGGGAAGTGCGGGGCAAGGGGCTGATGCTGGCGGTAGAATTTGAGTCGTTTGAGGTACTGAAACCCGTCATTGACCGGGCAATAGACCGGGGTGTAATTACCGACTGGTTTCTGTTTTGCAACAACTCGATGCGCCTTGCGCCACCGCTTATTATTACGGAAGCCCAAATTCGGGAAGCCTGCGCTGTGATTCTGGCCGCTATTGACGTCTGA
- a CDS encoding saccharopine dehydrogenase family protein — MSHSPPMFDIIVFGATSFVGQIISRYLVDQYGVDGSVKWAIAGRSESKLAALRVAMGDSARNLPLIVADAQSADSLTRLCTQTTVVMSTVGPYALYGEPLVKACVETGTDYCDLTGEAHWIKRMIDRYERLARQTGARIVHCCGYDSIPSDMGVYFLQQQAQERFGQYCSSVHMRVKSAKGGASGGTIASVLNLVNEASTDSALRRELANPYSICPAVDYVRPKQKPIMSVAYDDDAKAWIAPFVMAAINERVVQRSNALLHYHKYFMYNEAMLTGKGPLGYFGSVAITAGIGGFMLAAAVSPLQRIIKRFLPKPGDGPGPEAQQNGYFVHDVYGHTDSGETLKIRVSGDRDPGYGSTAKMISEAGVLLAQGTSKADKAGGFYTPAAIFGAKLIQRLQNFSGMKFEVIESN; from the coding sequence ATGTCTCACTCCCCTCCTATGTTCGATATTATCGTGTTTGGTGCTACCAGTTTTGTAGGCCAGATTATCAGCCGGTATTTGGTTGACCAGTATGGAGTTGATGGCTCGGTAAAATGGGCCATTGCGGGTCGCTCAGAAAGTAAACTTGCAGCCTTGCGGGTGGCTATGGGCGATTCGGCCCGGAACCTTCCCCTAATCGTGGCCGACGCCCAATCGGCAGATTCACTTACCCGTTTGTGTACCCAAACAACCGTGGTCATGTCTACGGTTGGCCCCTACGCGCTGTATGGCGAACCGCTCGTAAAAGCCTGCGTTGAAACCGGCACTGACTACTGCGATCTGACGGGCGAGGCACACTGGATAAAACGCATGATCGACCGGTATGAACGGCTGGCCCGGCAAACGGGAGCGCGTATCGTGCATTGCTGCGGCTACGACTCCATTCCTTCCGATATGGGCGTCTATTTTTTACAGCAACAGGCGCAAGAGCGTTTCGGGCAGTATTGCTCAAGCGTACACATGCGGGTGAAGTCGGCTAAAGGTGGTGCATCGGGCGGTACGATTGCCAGTGTGCTTAATCTGGTTAATGAAGCTTCTACCGATTCCGCCTTACGCAGAGAACTGGCCAACCCCTACTCCATTTGTCCTGCGGTCGATTATGTTCGTCCCAAACAAAAGCCCATTATGTCGGTGGCATACGATGACGATGCGAAAGCCTGGATAGCCCCATTTGTGATGGCCGCCATAAATGAACGGGTTGTACAACGCTCTAACGCCCTCCTTCATTATCATAAATATTTCATGTACAATGAGGCTATGCTGACGGGTAAGGGACCATTAGGCTATTTTGGCTCGGTGGCTATAACGGCGGGAATAGGCGGATTTATGCTGGCGGCTGCCGTTTCGCCTTTGCAGCGTATCATCAAACGTTTTCTGCCCAAACCGGGCGATGGGCCTGGTCCGGAAGCCCAACAGAACGGCTATTTTGTTCATGACGTGTATGGACACACCGACTCGGGGGAAACCCTAAAAATCCGCGTTTCGGGCGATCGTGACCCAGGCTACGGTTCAACGGCCAAGATGATTTCGGAGGCCGGTGTTTTGTTGGCCCAGGGTACATCTAAAGCCGACAAAGCCGGTGGTTTTTATACCCCGGCGGCCATCTTTGGCGCAAAGCTGATCCAGCGTCTGCAAAACTTTTCGGGTATGAAATTTGAGGTAATTGAATCGAATTAA